One window from the genome of Bacillota bacterium encodes:
- a CDS encoding ZIP family metal transporter, whose translation MHSLWEVVVIATLAGVLGTGGGGLLMAFVPQTSKRTLGAFLGFSGGVMLAVSFLDLIPEAFGTGRVGSAVIGIITGMALILILEHILPHAHYDSAHEEQAAHLKRVGILIGIGIAMHNIPEGFAIGAGFSAEVGLGWGLALVMAIHNLPEGLAMATMLKGPKTSASTLVLATSLAGLPMGIGAIGGYILGDVSPAGLAWALGLAAGAMLYITFSELLPDAYTFGERSPTTWGLILGVLLALGMTLSL comes from the coding sequence ATGCATTCTCTATGGGAAGTTGTAGTCATTGCCACGTTGGCCGGGGTGCTGGGCACCGGAGGCGGCGGCCTTTTGATGGCTTTTGTGCCCCAAACATCGAAAAGGACCCTGGGCGCCTTCTTGGGCTTTTCCGGCGGTGTGATGCTGGCGGTATCCTTCCTGGACCTAATCCCCGAAGCCTTCGGGACAGGCCGAGTTGGCAGCGCCGTCATCGGTATCATCACCGGCATGGCGTTGATTCTCATTCTGGAACACATTCTCCCCCATGCCCACTATGACTCCGCCCACGAAGAACAAGCTGCCCATCTAAAGAGGGTAGGCATTCTCATCGGTATAGGAATTGCGATGCACAATATCCCGGAGGGCTTTGCTATTGGTGCAGGATTCAGTGCTGAGGTAGGCCTGGGTTGGGGACTGGCCTTGGTGATGGCCATCCATAACCTACCCGAGGGATTGGCCATGGCCACCATGCTCAAAGGTCCGAAGACTTCCGCCTCCACCTTAGTTTTGGCCACTAGTCTTGCGGGACTACCCATGGGAATAGGGGCCATCGGCGGCTACATTCTAGGGGATGTCTCCCCAGCGGGCTTGGCCTGGGCCCTGGGGTTGGCCGCGGGAGCCATGCTCTACATCACCTTTAGTGAGCTACTGCCCGACGCCTATACCTTCGGAGAAAGATCCCCCACCACCTGGGGACTCATCCTCGGCGTCCTCTTGGCCTTGGGCATGACCCTTTCTTTGTGA
- a CDS encoding DEAD/DEAH box helicase yields MDLAELIAKMQTTPGLGERFTCWKRIPPREARFGPWPKELDERLKAVLQARGIDALYTHQCAAYERVLAGRNLVVVTPTASGKTLCYNLPVLDGILKDDSLRALYIFPTKALAQDQVNELHELVTELEVPIRTFTYDGDTPADARRKIRVAGHIVVTNPDMLHVGILPHHTKWVKLFENLKYVVIDELHIYRGVFGSHFANVLRRLERICRFYGSKPQYICTSATIGNPDQLAASLIGQAVDLIDDNGAPAGEKYFAMYNPPVVNQELGIRKSSLLETADLVEELLRRQVQTIVFARSRLNTEILVTYIRERAMRNLYSPDLVQGYRGGYLPTERRAIERELREGKVGVVVSTNALELGIDIGQLEVCVLCGYPGSVASTWQRSGRAGRRTNTSATFLVASSSPLDQYIVHHPDYFFDSAPEQAFINPDNLVILAAHLKCAAFELPFLEDETFGPPVSLEILDLLARQGMLRRTGGRYYWSSDHFPANQVSLRSAATDNVVIIDVTKTGAPQVIGEIDYFSAFTTVHDEAIYIHGGRQYHVDKLDFKEKKAYVKQVDVDYYTDADLSVSVKVIDVFQEHASEGAKVFQGEVVVTAVATIFKKVRFHTHENLGWGQISLPEEQMHTAACWLSLGKEIQERFTKEQLQDALVGIAYQLAGLVPLYLSCDASDVRVFCEVRSPFTQEPTIYLYDRYPGGVGLSEKLYTIMDELLASALGAMQQCQCTSGCPSCVGPSCEDKEMAVKLLAEVVAGGSRR; encoded by the coding sequence ATGGATCTGGCTGAGTTAATCGCAAAGATGCAAACAACCCCGGGGTTAGGGGAGCGGTTCACCTGTTGGAAACGGATTCCTCCCAGGGAGGCGCGCTTTGGGCCCTGGCCGAAGGAGCTGGATGAGCGGCTGAAGGCGGTGCTGCAGGCCCGGGGAATCGATGCGCTGTACACTCATCAGTGTGCTGCTTACGAGCGGGTGTTGGCGGGAAGAAACCTTGTGGTGGTTACACCCACTGCTTCCGGCAAGACCCTCTGCTATAACCTGCCGGTTCTGGACGGGATTCTTAAGGATGATAGTCTCCGGGCTTTGTACATCTTTCCCACCAAGGCTTTGGCCCAGGATCAGGTAAATGAGCTCCATGAATTGGTAACGGAGCTAGAGGTGCCCATCAGGACCTTCACCTACGATGGGGATACCCCGGCGGATGCCCGGCGGAAAATTCGGGTGGCGGGGCACATCGTGGTGACCAATCCCGACATGCTTCATGTGGGGATCCTACCTCATCACACCAAGTGGGTGAAATTATTTGAGAACCTGAAGTATGTAGTCATCGACGAGTTGCATATTTACCGCGGTGTGTTTGGTTCCCACTTCGCCAATGTCCTGCGGAGGCTTGAGCGGATCTGTCGGTTCTACGGCTCCAAGCCCCAATACATCTGCACCTCTGCCACCATAGGAAACCCTGATCAACTGGCTGCAAGTCTCATCGGCCAAGCGGTGGATCTCATCGACGATAACGGTGCTCCCGCGGGGGAGAAGTACTTTGCCATGTACAACCCCCCGGTGGTGAACCAAGAACTGGGAATACGGAAAAGCAGTCTGCTGGAGACTGCGGACTTGGTGGAGGAATTGTTGCGCCGTCAGGTGCAGACCATTGTCTTTGCCCGCAGTCGTTTGAACACGGAAATCCTGGTGACCTATATCCGGGAGCGGGCCATGCGGAACCTCTATTCCCCCGATTTGGTCCAGGGGTACCGGGGCGGCTATCTGCCCACGGAGCGTCGGGCTATTGAGCGGGAACTGCGGGAGGGGAAGGTGGGGGTTGTTGTCTCCACCAATGCCCTGGAGCTAGGGATCGACATCGGTCAGCTGGAGGTCTGTGTTCTCTGCGGTTACCCGGGTTCTGTGGCCAGCACCTGGCAGCGGTCCGGCCGAGCTGGTCGCCGAACCAATACTTCAGCGACATTCCTAGTGGCCAGTAGTAGTCCCTTGGATCAGTATATCGTGCACCATCCCGACTATTTCTTCGACAGTGCTCCGGAACAGGCCTTCATTAATCCGGACAACCTGGTGATCCTCGCGGCCCATTTGAAGTGCGCCGCCTTCGAACTGCCCTTTTTGGAGGATGAGACCTTTGGGCCCCCGGTGAGTTTGGAGATCCTGGATCTGTTGGCTAGGCAGGGGATGTTACGGCGGACCGGGGGACGTTACTACTGGTCCAGTGATCATTTTCCCGCCAACCAGGTTAGCCTGCGCAGTGCTGCCACCGATAACGTGGTGATCATCGATGTCACCAAGACCGGCGCTCCCCAGGTAATTGGAGAGATCGATTATTTCAGCGCCTTTACCACGGTCCATGACGAGGCAATCTATATCCACGGGGGACGACAGTACCATGTGGACAAGCTTGACTTCAAAGAAAAGAAAGCCTATGTGAAGCAGGTGGATGTGGATTATTACACCGATGCGGATCTGTCGGTTTCGGTGAAAGTGATCGATGTTTTCCAAGAACACGCCTCCGAAGGGGCGAAGGTTTTCCAAGGGGAAGTGGTGGTGACCGCGGTGGCCACCATCTTCAAGAAGGTGCGCTTCCACACCCACGAAAACCTGGGTTGGGGGCAGATCAGTCTGCCCGAGGAGCAGATGCACACCGCCGCCTGTTGGCTTTCCCTGGGGAAGGAAATCCAGGAGCGTTTCACCAAGGAACAGCTGCAGGATGCCTTGGTGGGCATTGCCTATCAGTTGGCGGGGCTTGTGCCCTTGTATCTATCCTGCGATGCCAGTGATGTCCGGGTCTTTTGCGAGGTGCGTTCTCCCTTTACCCAAGAGCCCACCATTTATCTGTATGATCGCTATCCCGGTGGGGTGGGGTTGAGTGAGAAGCTTTATACAATTATGGATGAACTGCTGGCCTCCGCCCTGGGAGCGATGCAGCAGTGCCAGTGTACTTCCGGGTGTCCTTCCTGTGTGGGGCCCAGCTGTGAAGATAAAGAGATGGCAGTCAAATTGTTAGCGGAGGTTGTGGCTGGTGGATCTCGCCGATAA
- a CDS encoding GNAT family N-acetyltransferase, giving the protein MQLIWHDHIQSFLAETQSFLEQQEARNSLMLGVALRLLQAPELCLEVRLGTLRDSKGLVLAGLRTPPEKLILAGRSAVPSAAWEYLVQGLLEQERFLPGVLGPQELAKDLAALWTERRGCTAKLDMATWVYELRDVNPQVIGEGRLRPAQQADLDFLTQAIREFQQDAGVEASPDQEACAQLARRFLANGAFFLWEHDGQVVSMAAKVRPTRRGVSINLVYTPRELRGRGYATSCVAALCRELLASGYQLCCLFADAANPISNRVYQKIGFRPVCQFHEYTFKYD; this is encoded by the coding sequence GTGCAATTGATTTGGCATGACCATATCCAAAGCTTTCTGGCGGAGACACAGTCTTTCTTGGAACAACAGGAAGCAAGAAACAGCTTAATGCTCGGGGTTGCTCTCCGACTCCTCCAGGCTCCTGAACTATGCCTGGAGGTAAGGCTGGGTACCCTCAGGGATTCTAAAGGCCTGGTCTTGGCGGGGCTGAGGACACCCCCGGAAAAACTCATCCTCGCCGGCCGGAGCGCCGTCCCGTCGGCGGCGTGGGAATACCTGGTCCAGGGGCTCCTGGAACAAGAGAGGTTTCTTCCCGGGGTCCTGGGTCCGCAGGAGTTGGCCAAGGACCTTGCGGCCCTGTGGACCGAAAGGAGAGGTTGCACGGCGAAACTAGACATGGCCACATGGGTCTATGAGCTTAGAGACGTAAACCCGCAGGTAATCGGGGAGGGGCGGTTGCGGCCCGCTCAGCAGGCGGACTTGGATTTTCTCACCCAGGCCATCAGGGAATTTCAGCAGGATGCGGGCGTGGAAGCTTCACCGGACCAGGAAGCCTGCGCACAACTTGCCCGGCGGTTTCTGGCCAACGGAGCGTTCTTCCTGTGGGAACACGATGGCCAGGTGGTGTCCATGGCGGCAAAGGTCCGTCCTACCCGGCGGGGGGTGAGTATCAACTTGGTTTACACCCCACGGGAGTTGCGGGGGAGGGGTTATGCCACCAGTTGTGTCGCAGCGTTGTGCAGGGAGCTTCTTGCTTCAGGCTACCAGTTGTGCTGCCTTTTTGCGGACGCGGCCAATCCCATTTCCAATCGGGTTTATCAAAAGATTGGGTTTCGGCCCGTTTGCCAGTTCCATGAATACACTTTCAAATATGACTGA
- a CDS encoding penicillin-binding protein, which translates to MKKDEVIAMAENRRRYALAALVVLLLLLSIPTVIYMKDLSILEQIQQGTTGKGVRVYDSKGQLIAQTGEASTPISLEKIPEHTKQAFEATLSLDGDTLIEQITREFLLDSQDPVAQALENAIGNMAVRNQLSEEQRLGLLMNYGDFGEDIRGIVNASLTYFDLPPTQLDLPQSATLAAIVGDPAEFSPYANPEKTTNRRNQILDQMNKLGHISTAKAKEAKEAPLGVVPKNSSTSKQLADRVAAELQSHTEIPPSGVDIITGIDPKLQNAAREIWPEGLEGTLLVVDVESGLIRAYLSEGVSENALEKIQPGSAFDPIFYAAGIVQGFRLNTLVPFAPSPTGSITLKHSLVQNPPGLTQWFVDQLNAEQFEKFAADLRLTKVDSKAAQELSTGQRSMPFWELVRAYLPFANKGNLPEVTMVKEAKEQDTNTTLYRYEVPKRQVMSPEDAYLVTDLLTAEFTKGAAADYSGIAAGKVSNDDRMFIGYTPELLVAVYLAKAPQTPDDPSASIIWQRYMEEVTEDDPASFDKPTDIVEGVEVDIYTGHRATVNCPSREASAFKEGTQPTADCYLHPLQAPQARVTPPPPRPTTPEQPTTPPAEEPPAEEPPEEEPQVPEEPTMPNNGRINNTQEEQNGQVDDGPQ; encoded by the coding sequence TTGAAAAAAGATGAGGTGATCGCGATGGCTGAAAACCGACGCAGATATGCCCTAGCGGCTTTGGTAGTTCTTTTGTTACTGCTTAGTATCCCCACCGTCATTTATATGAAAGATCTGTCTATCCTGGAGCAGATCCAGCAGGGAACCACAGGGAAGGGAGTGCGGGTTTACGACAGCAAGGGACAATTAATCGCCCAAACGGGAGAGGCCAGCACTCCGATTTCCTTGGAAAAAATACCGGAACATACAAAACAGGCCTTTGAGGCCACCCTTTCCCTAGATGGCGACACCCTGATCGAGCAGATTACCAGGGAGTTCCTCCTGGATTCCCAGGATCCGGTGGCCCAGGCCTTGGAAAACGCCATTGGGAACATGGCGGTGCGCAACCAGCTATCGGAGGAACAAAGGCTAGGGTTACTGATGAATTATGGCGACTTCGGTGAGGACATCCGGGGCATTGTGAATGCTTCCTTAACCTATTTCGATCTTCCTCCGACGCAGCTAGATCTTCCCCAAAGTGCCACCCTGGCTGCGATCGTCGGCGATCCCGCGGAGTTCTCGCCCTATGCCAATCCGGAAAAGACCACCAATCGGCGCAATCAGATCCTCGACCAAATGAACAAACTGGGCCACATCAGCACGGCTAAGGCTAAGGAAGCAAAGGAAGCACCGCTGGGAGTAGTACCGAAAAACAGCAGTACCAGCAAGCAATTGGCGGACCGGGTCGCGGCAGAACTGCAATCCCACACGGAAATTCCCCCAAGCGGCGTAGACATTATCACCGGGATCGATCCGAAGCTACAAAACGCGGCCCGGGAGATCTGGCCGGAAGGCCTGGAGGGAACCTTGCTGGTAGTTGATGTGGAGTCAGGACTGATCCGTGCCTATCTTTCGGAGGGAGTCTCCGAAAATGCCCTGGAAAAGATCCAGCCGGGCTCGGCCTTCGATCCCATTTTCTACGCCGCCGGCATCGTTCAGGGCTTTCGGCTGAACACCTTGGTCCCCTTTGCACCGAGCCCCACGGGGAGTATTACCTTGAAGCATTCCCTGGTCCAAAACCCGCCGGGACTAACCCAATGGTTCGTGGATCAGCTGAACGCCGAGCAATTTGAGAAATTTGCAGCGGATCTAAGGCTTACCAAGGTAGACAGCAAGGCCGCCCAAGAACTTTCCACCGGCCAGAGGAGCATGCCCTTCTGGGAATTGGTCCGGGCCTACCTACCCTTCGCCAACAAAGGCAACCTCCCGGAAGTTACCATGGTGAAGGAAGCGAAGGAACAAGACACCAACACAACCCTTTATCGGTATGAGGTACCCAAGCGGCAGGTAATGTCCCCGGAGGACGCCTATCTGGTGACGGATCTGCTCACCGCGGAGTTTACTAAAGGCGCCGCGGCCGATTATTCCGGGATAGCCGCCGGAAAGGTCAGCAACGACGACCGGATGTTCATCGGATACACCCCGGAACTGTTGGTAGCCGTATATCTGGCCAAAGCACCCCAGACCCCCGATGATCCTTCGGCAAGTATAATCTGGCAACGGTACATGGAAGAGGTAACCGAAGATGACCCAGCCTCCTTCGACAAGCCTACAGACATCGTAGAGGGAGTGGAAGTAGATATCTACACCGGACACCGGGCCACGGTCAACTGTCCAAGCCGGGAAGCCAGTGCCTTTAAGGAGGGGACCCAACCCACTGCCGATTGTTACCTCCATCCCCTCCAAGCACCCCAGGCCCGGGTAACACCGCCGCCACCGAGGCCAACAACGCCGGAACAGCCCACCACACCTCCAGCGGAGGAGCCACCGGCAGAAGAACCACCGGAAGAAGAGCCCCAGGTACCGGAGGAACCCACAATGCCTAACAATGGTCGGATCAATAATACCCAGGAAGAACAGAATGGGCAGGTGGACGATGGGCCGCAATGA
- a CDS encoding M23 family metallopeptidase, protein MKTPFALIGSYKVTMWGERVRLWVILLSIVVTCVLLVEYTADFHGEGYIVGPDGLVVPVADGFDFPVGNRDGEGWIISGYAFLEWSYHSNSWHPGEDWNTIEGNDFGLPVYAVAHGRVIDSVWNSAMGHIVHIEHVLPDGSQLYSQYAHLNERHVEEGEIVYRRQRIGTIGAGPRGRFAPHLHFELRTEKLAPNAWPKTGGQAWGLDEVLNYWINPSEFIAAHRPPAHSVLPGYY, encoded by the coding sequence ATGAAAACCCCATTTGCCCTCATAGGATCCTACAAGGTTACCATGTGGGGTGAGCGCGTGCGCCTGTGGGTCATTCTCCTTTCTATTGTTGTCACCTGTGTTCTGCTGGTGGAGTACACCGCAGATTTCCACGGGGAGGGATATATCGTCGGTCCCGATGGTCTCGTCGTGCCTGTGGCCGACGGCTTTGATTTCCCCGTGGGCAACCGGGATGGGGAAGGCTGGATTATCAGTGGATATGCCTTCTTGGAGTGGAGTTACCACAGCAACAGCTGGCATCCGGGCGAGGATTGGAACACCATCGAAGGGAATGATTTTGGTCTGCCGGTCTACGCCGTGGCCCATGGACGGGTGATCGATTCGGTCTGGAACAGTGCCATGGGGCACATTGTACACATTGAACATGTGTTACCCGACGGCAGCCAGCTCTACTCCCAGTATGCCCATCTCAATGAACGTCATGTGGAGGAGGGCGAGATCGTCTACCGACGGCAGCGAATCGGCACCATCGGTGCCGGCCCCCGGGGCCGCTTTGCTCCCCATCTGCACTTTGAATTGAGAACAGAAAAACTGGCCCCCAACGCTTGGCCGAAGACCGGGGGCCAGGCTTGGGGGCTGGATGAAGTCCTAAACTACTGGATCAATCCCTCGGAGTTCATTGCGGCCCATCGTCCACCTGCCCATTCTGTTCTTCCTGGGTATTATTGA
- the melA gene encoding alpha-galactosidase gives MRKIAFIGAGSLGFSRRLMIDILTFPALQDTMFSLMDIDEFRLGFVDRIAKRIIEEGGFPAKYEVTTDRRQAIEGADYVIIMILAHGIDAIRPEIEIPLKYGVDQCIGDTTGPGGIFRGLRTIPMILDICRDVEKYAPKATVLNYTNPMSILCTAMNKATSVKNVGLCHSVQSTAALLAHWLNIPYEEFDYLVAGINHQAWFLKAEHKGQSIYPALRELLNDEEIYKSETTRLEMFKHLDYFVTESSGHNSEYNPWFRKRPDLLEKYTPGGGWNGGTGFILQLYGQDREDFAKDLERIASGETKIRFQRSSEYGSYIINAMETDEPFRFNGNVENKGYITNLPKGSCVEVPCYADKHGISPMVVGDLPPQLAILNQIHVAMADMTVEAALTGNKRLVFQAIAHDPLTAAVLSLQEIQDMVDELFAAQSKYLPQFK, from the coding sequence TTGAGGAAAATAGCCTTTATAGGAGCAGGCAGTCTGGGGTTTTCTCGACGCTTGATGATCGACATTCTCACATTTCCCGCACTGCAGGACACGATGTTCTCTCTGATGGACATTGATGAGTTTCGCCTGGGTTTCGTGGACCGAATCGCGAAACGGATCATTGAAGAAGGTGGTTTTCCGGCCAAGTACGAAGTGACTACGGATCGTAGACAGGCCATCGAAGGAGCCGACTATGTGATCATCATGATCCTGGCCCATGGTATCGATGCCATCCGGCCAGAGATTGAGATCCCCTTGAAGTACGGGGTAGATCAGTGTATTGGGGACACCACTGGACCCGGCGGCATCTTCCGGGGGCTGAGGACCATCCCCATGATCCTGGATATTTGCAGGGATGTGGAGAAGTATGCGCCCAAGGCGACGGTACTCAACTACACCAACCCCATGAGCATTTTGTGTACCGCCATGAACAAGGCCACCTCGGTGAAAAATGTGGGACTTTGCCACAGTGTACAGAGCACTGCAGCCCTGCTAGCCCATTGGCTTAATATCCCCTATGAGGAATTCGATTACCTTGTGGCCGGTATCAACCACCAGGCCTGGTTCTTGAAGGCGGAGCACAAGGGACAGAGCATTTATCCGGCCCTAAGGGAATTACTCAACGATGAGGAGATCTACAAGAGCGAAACCACCCGCCTGGAGATGTTCAAGCACCTGGATTACTTTGTCACCGAGTCCAGCGGTCATAACTCCGAATACAACCCCTGGTTCCGGAAGCGGCCGGACCTTTTGGAGAAGTACACCCCCGGGGGAGGGTGGAACGGTGGCACCGGATTTATCCTCCAACTTTACGGCCAGGACCGGGAGGATTTTGCTAAGGACTTAGAAAGGATCGCCTCCGGTGAAACTAAGATCAGATTTCAGCGGAGCAGTGAATATGGTTCCTATATTATCAACGCGATGGAGACTGATGAACCCTTCCGTTTCAACGGCAATGTGGAAAACAAGGGATACATCACCAATTTGCCTAAGGGCAGCTGCGTAGAGGTGCCCTGCTATGCGGACAAGCACGGGATCTCCCCGATGGTGGTGGGAGATTTGCCGCCGCAGCTGGCGATCCTCAACCAGATCCATGTGGCCATGGCCGACATGACGGTGGAAGCGGCCTTAACCGGAAACAAGCGACTGGTCTTTCAAGCCATCGCCCACGATCCCCTTACCGCTGCAGTATTGTCCCTCCAGGAGATCCAGGACATGGTGGACGAACTTTTTGCGGCCCAGAGCAAATACCTGCCTCAGTTCAAATAA
- a CDS encoding AraC family transcriptional regulator, whose product MTCLRLDDICYDVGFKNQQHFSKLFSRYVGVALSVYRKQYEVKGLWLGDP is encoded by the coding sequence TTGACGTGCCTGCGGCTCGATGACATCTGCTATGACGTGGGATTCAAGAATCAACAGCATTTTTCCAAACTCTTTTCCCGGTACGTGGGGGTGGCCCTCAGTGTGTACCGGAAACAGTACGAGGTAAAGGGGCTGTGGCTCGGCGATCCCTAA
- a CDS encoding cupin domain-containing protein, producing MGHACDLYTKSLWSCPCSKQIVYYYRRNFAPGYSLVAHSHGQAEIMYVEAGEVTLELGERLVSLRASEFVVINGGVPHGKLPVERECRILNCEFFFRYDPTGVVTTLAVARRLGNNRWPFVHGRPWVKGRDTGGVGRTLIDLIEIMDRGRDPLLSDLAFWRVFAELAATIGQPLPNTDAPNLHVRRAIEFMRSRYSWDLTVSDISDHLQRTAAISAGSSRKSPTRRPMNT from the coding sequence ATGGGTCATGCCTGTGATCTATATACCAAATCCCTGTGGTCCTGTCCCTGCAGCAAACAAATCGTGTACTATTACCGCCGCAACTTTGCTCCCGGTTATTCCCTGGTGGCCCACAGCCATGGTCAGGCGGAGATCATGTATGTGGAAGCAGGAGAAGTAACCCTGGAGTTGGGGGAACGACTGGTAAGTCTCCGGGCTTCGGAGTTTGTGGTGATCAACGGCGGGGTACCCCACGGTAAACTTCCGGTGGAGAGGGAATGTCGGATCCTTAACTGTGAGTTCTTCTTCCGCTACGATCCGACGGGAGTGGTGACCACCCTAGCCGTGGCTCGGAGACTAGGTAACAATCGGTGGCCCTTTGTCCATGGCCGTCCTTGGGTAAAGGGACGGGATACCGGTGGTGTGGGCCGGACTTTGATCGATCTCATTGAGATCATGGACCGGGGAAGGGATCCCCTGTTAAGCGACTTGGCCTTCTGGCGGGTCTTCGCTGAACTGGCGGCCACCATCGGACAGCCTTTACCCAACACCGATGCCCCCAATTTACATGTGCGCCGAGCCATTGAGTTCATGCGTAGCCGCTATAGCTGGGATTTGACCGTTTCGGACATCAGCGACCATTTGCAACGGACCGCAGCTATTTCAGCCGGTTCTTCAAGGAAGTCACCAACCAGACGCCCAATGAATACTTGA
- a CDS encoding Gfo/Idh/MocA family oxidoreductase: protein MSITCEGAFLVTRLGIGIVGYGFIGRVHLAAYLDIPVYYPHRTVEPVVVGICSGSEASVEQARRVYAFKVATTDFNELLAREDIDVIDICTPNYLHREMVIAALRAGKHVYVDKPLALDAQEAQEVLAVAQMSPGKVQVGFQYRYIPAVLRAKQLVEQGFLGEIYHFHGAYLHAGYIDKNRPMSWRLRRELAGGGALFDLGSHLVDLMTYLLGDFTHVRASSHTFVPERPIAVGSATLEPVTVDDYTMLEAILATGGRGIIEASRFATGSNNDLSFQIHGSRGALRFNVMEPNWLHFYDATLSDRPYGGFRGYTRIECVNRYEHGDFPGPKHEIGWMRYHIAAQYAFLESIVSGREPSPSVAEAYHVQRVLAAADRSANSGRWEQV, encoded by the coding sequence GTGAGTATTACCTGCGAGGGGGCTTTTCTGGTGACAAGACTAGGGATCGGCATTGTTGGCTATGGTTTTATTGGTCGGGTTCATCTGGCGGCCTATCTTGACATACCAGTGTATTATCCCCACCGAACAGTGGAACCGGTGGTAGTGGGGATTTGTAGTGGCAGTGAAGCCAGTGTGGAACAGGCCCGGCGGGTCTATGCCTTCAAGGTTGCTACCACCGATTTCAACGAGCTTTTGGCCCGGGAGGATATCGATGTGATTGATATCTGCACCCCCAACTATCTCCATAGGGAGATGGTCATTGCAGCCCTACGGGCAGGCAAACATGTCTATGTGGACAAACCCTTAGCCTTGGATGCCCAGGAGGCCCAAGAGGTGTTGGCAGTGGCCCAGATGAGCCCGGGCAAGGTGCAGGTGGGATTTCAGTACAGGTACATTCCCGCGGTGCTGCGGGCTAAGCAGCTGGTGGAGCAAGGGTTCCTGGGCGAAATCTATCATTTCCATGGGGCCTATCTCCACGCGGGTTACATCGATAAAAACCGGCCAATGAGTTGGCGGTTGCGGCGGGAGCTGGCTGGAGGCGGGGCCCTTTTCGATCTGGGTTCCCATTTGGTGGACCTCATGACCTATCTATTGGGAGACTTTACCCACGTGCGGGCCTCAAGTCACACCTTTGTTCCCGAAAGGCCCATTGCTGTCGGTTCTGCCACTTTAGAGCCGGTTACGGTGGACGATTACACCATGCTTGAGGCGATCTTGGCCACCGGTGGGCGGGGGATTATCGAGGCTTCGCGTTTTGCGACCGGATCCAATAACGATTTATCCTTCCAGATTCATGGCAGTAGAGGGGCCCTCCGCTTTAATGTGATGGAACCCAATTGGCTCCATTTCTATGATGCCACCTTGTCGGATAGGCCCTATGGAGGTTTTCGGGGTTATACGAGGATTGAATGTGTAAACCGCTATGAACACGGAGATTTCCCTGGGCCTAAACATGAGATTGGTTGGATGCGTTATCACATTGCAGCCCAGTATGCCTTTCTGGAAAGCATCGTCTCTGGTAGGGAACCGAGCCCCAGCGTTGCAGAAGCCTATCATGTGCAGCGGGTCCTGGCTGCCGCTGATCGCTCGGCTAACTCAGGCCGATGGGAGCAAGTCTAG
- a CDS encoding DUF421 domain-containing protein, with amino-acid sequence MSINLVVFVRSLFAFLILFIYTRLLGKHQIAELTFFDYVNGITIGSIAAAMSTDLTSIAMHHWVGLTTWAGLVLLMQVITLRNRRLAKLIQGEPVVVIHNGKILERNLEKARYPIDTLLGSLRAKDIFNIMDVEFAILEPSGDLSVQLKSQKRPVTPQDLSLDTAYEGVSVELIVNGVVLEQNLAQLQLDVPWLKSQLKQQGITDITDVFYAAIDSQGNLYIDTVRDRLQIPGIINPSDYPGPN; translated from the coding sequence GTGTCTATCAATCTGGTGGTATTTGTTCGCTCGCTATTTGCCTTTCTTATCCTGTTCATCTATACACGGCTCCTGGGCAAGCATCAAATCGCGGAGCTTACCTTTTTCGATTATGTCAACGGTATCACCATCGGCTCCATCGCGGCCGCCATGTCCACGGACCTGACTAGTATCGCCATGCACCATTGGGTGGGACTCACCACCTGGGCCGGTCTGGTGTTACTTATGCAGGTCATCACCCTGCGCAACCGGCGTTTGGCCAAGCTGATCCAAGGAGAACCGGTGGTAGTGATCCATAACGGGAAAATCCTGGAACGGAATCTGGAAAAGGCCCGCTATCCCATCGACACGTTGCTTGGTTCCCTACGGGCCAAGGACATTTTCAACATCATGGATGTGGAGTTTGCCATCCTAGAACCTAGCGGAGACCTTAGCGTCCAGTTGAAGTCCCAAAAACGACCCGTCACTCCTCAAGACTTAAGTCTAGACACAGCCTACGAAGGCGTCAGTGTGGAGCTGATTGTAAACGGCGTTGTCTTAGAACAGAACCTAGCCCAGTTACAACTGGACGTGCCATGGCTGAAAAGTCAGCTGAAACAACAGGGCATTACAGACATTACCGATGTATTCTACGCGGCGATCGACTCCCAAGGCAATCTGT